The Saccopteryx leptura isolate mSacLep1 chromosome 2, mSacLep1_pri_phased_curated, whole genome shotgun sequence genome has a window encoding:
- the LLPH gene encoding protein LLP homolog, whose protein sequence is MAKSLRSKWKRKMRAEKRKKNAPKELSRLQSILKIDTDVLMKDVQEIATVVVPKHSEEKQCVVKDEKDDMKMETDIKRNKKSLLDQHGQYPIWMNQRQRKRLKAKREKGKGKNKAKAVKAAKGLAW, encoded by the exons ATGGCTAAAAGCTTACGGAGTAAGTGGAAAAGGAAGATGCgtgctgaaaagagaaaaaagaacgcCCCTAAGGAACTTAGCAGACTTCAAAGTATTCTTAAAATAGATACTGATGTTTTAATGAAAGATGTTCAAGAGATAGCAACTGTGGTGGTTCCCAAGCATTCTGAAGAGAAACAGTGTGTGGTGAAAGATGAAAAGG ATGACATGAAAATGGAGACTGAtattaagagaaacaaaaagagccTTCTAGATCAGCATGGACAATACCCAATATGGATGaaccaaaggcaaagaaaaaggcTGAAGGCAAAgcgagagaaagggaaggggaagaacaAAGCCAAAGCAGTGAAGGCAGCTAAGGGCTTGGCCTGGTAG